The Micromonospora sp. NBC_01740 genome includes a window with the following:
- the hemB gene encoding porphobilinogen synthase: MPYPEIRPRRLRRNAAIRRLVSETRVDPAELVVPMFVREGLTEPRAIASLPGVLQHSRDSLRKAAAEAVQAGVGGIMLFGVPERRDPTGSGGIDPNGILNVAIRDVVAEVGDATVVMSDLCLDEFTSHGHCGLLTPDGGVDNDATLEAYAEMAVAQAAAGVGVVGPSGMMDGQIAVVRRALDAAGHQDVAVLAYAAKYASAFYGPFRDAVESALEGDRRTYQQDPANLRESLREVELDVAEGADMVMVKPALPYLDVVSAVRAAVDVPVAAYQVSGEYAMVEAAAANGWIDRERVMLETLTSIRRAGAQIILTYWAVEAAGLLRQRY, from the coding sequence ATGCCGTACCCCGAGATCCGGCCCCGCCGGCTGCGCCGCAACGCGGCCATCCGGCGACTGGTCTCCGAGACCCGCGTCGACCCGGCCGAGCTGGTCGTGCCGATGTTCGTCAGGGAGGGGTTGACGGAACCGCGGGCGATCGCGTCGCTCCCGGGGGTGCTCCAGCACTCCCGGGACTCGCTCCGCAAGGCCGCGGCCGAGGCGGTCCAGGCGGGCGTCGGCGGCATCATGCTCTTCGGCGTGCCGGAGCGGCGGGACCCGACGGGTTCCGGTGGGATCGACCCGAACGGCATCCTCAACGTCGCGATCCGCGACGTCGTCGCCGAGGTGGGCGACGCCACGGTGGTGATGAGCGACCTCTGCCTGGACGAGTTCACCTCGCACGGCCACTGCGGCCTGCTCACCCCCGACGGTGGCGTCGACAACGACGCCACGCTGGAGGCGTACGCCGAGATGGCGGTCGCCCAGGCCGCCGCCGGGGTCGGTGTGGTCGGGCCGTCCGGCATGATGGACGGCCAGATCGCCGTGGTACGCCGAGCGCTCGACGCCGCGGGCCACCAGGACGTCGCCGTGCTGGCGTACGCCGCCAAGTACGCCTCGGCCTTCTACGGCCCGTTCCGGGACGCGGTGGAGTCGGCCCTGGAGGGCGACCGCCGCACCTACCAGCAGGACCCCGCCAACCTGCGGGAGTCGCTGCGCGAGGTCGAGCTGGACGTCGCCGAGGGCGCCGACATGGTGATGGTCAAGCCGGCCCTGCCGTACCTCGACGTGGTGTCGGCGGTCCGTGCGGCGGTGGACGTCCCGGTCGCCGCCTACCAGGTCTCCGGCGAGTACGCGATGGTCGAGGCGGCTGCCGCCAACGGCTGGATCGACCGGGAGCGGGTGATGCTGGAGACGCTCACCTCGATCCGCCGGGCCGGCGCGCAGATCATCCTCACCTACTGGGCGGTCGAGGCCGCCGGACTCCTCCGCCAGCGCTACTGA
- a CDS encoding uroporphyrinogen-III synthase, whose translation MTRTRKPVGRIAFVGAGPGDPGLLTRRAHDALVDADQVVYDRGVPESLLDAVRAQAREDAQFTPAEGAPGDVAKVLISAARSGLNAVHLVAGDPFGHDSVVKEVQAVARTAAHFEVVPGVGQAEGVATYAGVPLPGVRTAADVEDVGTLDFDALAAAVGRGSLALAVDAGDLAAIRDGLLAAGVEGTTGVGVTGDGTGETQYTTTSTVDSFVAAALGFTGRVVLTVGEGVGQRDKLSWWENRPLYGWKVLVPRTKEQAGVMSARLRAYGAIPCEVPTIAVEPPRTPAQMERAVKGLVDGRYAWVIFTSVNAVRAVWEKFAEHGLDARHFGGVKIACIGEATADAVRAFGIQPELIPSGEQSSDGLLAEFSPHDEILDPVGRVLLPRADIATETLAAGLTERGWEVDDVTAYRTVRAAPPPAEIRDAIKSGGFDAVLFTSSSTVRNLVGIAGKPHARTVVAVIGPKTAETATEFGLRVDVQPPHASVPDLVEALAAYAVELREKLAAMPAKQRRGSKVQGPTALRFR comes from the coding sequence ATGACCCGCACCCGTAAGCCCGTAGGCCGCATCGCCTTCGTCGGGGCCGGTCCCGGCGACCCGGGCCTGCTGACCCGCCGGGCGCACGACGCTCTGGTCGACGCCGACCAGGTGGTGTACGACCGGGGAGTCCCCGAGTCGCTGCTCGACGCCGTCCGCGCCCAGGCCAGGGAAGACGCCCAGTTCACTCCGGCGGAGGGCGCGCCGGGTGACGTGGCGAAGGTGCTGATCTCGGCGGCCCGTTCCGGGCTGAACGCGGTGCACCTGGTCGCCGGCGACCCGTTCGGCCACGATTCGGTCGTCAAGGAGGTGCAGGCGGTCGCGCGGACCGCCGCACACTTCGAGGTGGTTCCCGGGGTCGGCCAGGCCGAGGGGGTGGCGACCTACGCGGGCGTGCCGCTGCCGGGCGTACGGACGGCGGCCGACGTCGAGGACGTCGGCACGCTGGACTTCGACGCGCTGGCCGCCGCCGTCGGCCGGGGCTCGCTGGCCCTGGCCGTGGACGCCGGCGACCTCGCCGCGATCCGCGACGGGCTGCTCGCGGCCGGGGTGGAGGGCACCACCGGCGTCGGGGTGACCGGCGACGGCACCGGCGAGACGCAGTACACCACCACGTCGACCGTCGACTCGTTCGTCGCGGCGGCGCTCGGCTTCACCGGCCGGGTGGTCCTCACCGTCGGCGAGGGCGTGGGCCAGCGGGACAAGCTGAGCTGGTGGGAGAACCGGCCGCTGTACGGCTGGAAGGTCCTCGTGCCCCGCACCAAGGAGCAGGCCGGCGTGATGAGCGCCCGGCTGCGCGCGTACGGGGCCATCCCCTGCGAGGTGCCGACGATCGCGGTCGAGCCGCCGCGTACCCCGGCCCAGATGGAGCGGGCGGTCAAGGGCCTGGTCGACGGCCGGTACGCCTGGGTGATCTTCACCTCGGTGAACGCGGTCCGCGCGGTCTGGGAGAAGTTCGCCGAGCACGGTCTCGACGCCCGGCACTTCGGCGGCGTCAAGATCGCCTGTATCGGTGAGGCGACCGCCGACGCCGTCCGCGCGTTCGGCATCCAGCCCGAGCTGATCCCGTCGGGGGAGCAGTCCTCCGACGGGCTGCTCGCCGAGTTCTCGCCGCACGACGAGATCCTCGACCCGGTCGGTCGGGTGCTGCTGCCGCGCGCCGACATCGCCACCGAGACCCTCGCCGCCGGGCTCACCGAGCGCGGCTGGGAGGTCGACGACGTGACCGCCTACCGGACGGTACGGGCCGCCCCGCCGCCCGCCGAGATCCGGGACGCGATCAAGTCGGGTGGCTTCGACGCGGTGCTCTTCACGTCCAGCTCGACGGTGCGCAATCTGGTGGGTATCGCGGGGAAGCCGCACGCCCGTACCGTCGTTGCAGTGATCGGGCCCAAGACGGCGGAGACCGCGACGGAGTTCGGCCTGCGGGTCGACGTCCAGCCGCCGCACGCCTCGGTCCCCGATCTGGTGGAGGCGCTCGCCGCCTACGCCGTCGAGCTGCGCGAGAAGCTCGCCGCCATGCCGGCGAAGCAGCGCCGTGGCTCGAAGGTGCAGGGGCCGACCGCCCTGAGGTTCCGGTAG
- the hemC gene encoding hydroxymethylbilane synthase — protein sequence MSTPLRLGTRGSKLAMAQSGHVAEALTAATGRPVELVEVVTAGDRSSAPVHRLGVGVFVSALRDALTAGTIDFAVHSYKDLPTAAAAGLHIAAVPMRQDPRDALVARDGRTLAELPSGATVGTGALRRIAQLHALGMPLEVTPIRGNVDSRLARVLGPEADLDAVVLARAGLARLGRTDVITETLDPMLMLPAPAQGALAVECRADDTDLVELLTVLDHAPSHAAVTAERALLATLEAGCSAPVAAYAVVAEGEPTGSGVEGDFVQEIYLRGAVISPDGTRDLRLSRTGTLADAAEIGKALAAELLDLGADSILGHDGHAGPGTQQFGSTE from the coding sequence ATGAGCACGCCCCTGCGCCTCGGTACCCGGGGCAGCAAACTGGCGATGGCCCAGTCCGGCCACGTCGCGGAGGCCCTGACCGCCGCCACCGGCCGGCCCGTCGAGCTGGTCGAGGTGGTCACCGCCGGCGACCGCTCGTCCGCGCCGGTGCACCGGCTCGGCGTCGGCGTCTTCGTCTCCGCCCTGCGGGACGCCCTGACCGCCGGCACCATCGACTTCGCGGTGCACTCCTACAAGGACCTGCCCACCGCGGCGGCGGCCGGGCTGCACATCGCGGCGGTGCCGATGCGGCAGGACCCGCGGGACGCGCTTGTCGCCCGGGACGGCCGGACGCTCGCCGAGCTGCCCTCCGGCGCGACCGTGGGCACCGGAGCGCTGCGCCGCATCGCCCAGCTGCACGCCCTCGGGATGCCGCTGGAGGTCACCCCGATCCGCGGCAACGTCGACAGCCGCCTCGCGCGGGTGCTCGGCCCGGAGGCCGACCTCGACGCGGTCGTCCTGGCCCGGGCCGGGCTGGCCCGGCTCGGGCGTACCGACGTGATCACCGAGACGCTCGACCCGATGCTGATGCTGCCCGCGCCCGCCCAGGGCGCGCTGGCGGTGGAGTGCCGGGCCGACGACACGGACCTGGTCGAGCTGCTCACCGTGCTCGACCACGCACCGTCCCACGCCGCGGTCACCGCGGAACGGGCGCTGCTGGCCACCCTGGAGGCCGGATGCTCCGCCCCGGTCGCCGCCTACGCCGTCGTCGCCGAAGGCGAGCCAACCGGCTCGGGCGTCGAGGGTGACTTCGTCCAGGAGATCTATCTGCGCGGGGCGGTGATCAGTCCGGACGGTACGAGAGACCTCCGGCTGTCCCGCACCGGAACGCTCGCCGACGCGGCGGAGATCGGCAAGGCACTCGCCGCCGAACTCCTCGACCTCGGCGCCGACTCGATCCTCGGCCACGATGGACACGCCGGCCCGGGGACCCAGCAATTTGGGAGCACAGAATGA
- a CDS encoding glutamyl-tRNA reductase, producing MKLLVVGASYRTAPVATLEQLAVGPADLTRTLDRLVAQPYVTEAVIVSTCNRVEVYAAVSGFHGGLGDICAVLADQAGCQPAALANHLYVHFDAAAVDHVFRVAAGLDSMVVGEAQILGQLRDAYHSATGADTAGRLLHELMQQALRVGKRAHAETGIDRAGQSVVTAALELAAGHLDGDLAGRPALVVGAGAMGSLSVATLSRLGAGPLTVTNRGADRAVRLAEAYGASATPMAELTTVLSTVDIVVAATAATEAVLTRDVVTRALAGRDPGRGPLVLLDLAVPRDVEAGVAELPGVEVIDIDRMATLLADGPAAADAAAVERIVAGEVDAFLTWLRGADVAPTVAALRGRADDVVGAELRRLAQRRPDLTDDQRAEVARTVHRVVQRLLHQPTVRVRQLAAEPGGDQYAALLRELFDLKVPQTSPVDSVPDIVAGDAAPPFGLADLPPPFGLADVPPPVGHADNLPSTGSADVPPLGGER from the coding sequence GTGAAACTGCTCGTCGTCGGCGCGTCCTACCGCACCGCTCCCGTCGCCACGCTGGAGCAGCTCGCGGTCGGCCCCGCGGACCTCACCCGCACCCTGGACCGCCTGGTCGCCCAGCCGTACGTGACCGAGGCCGTGATCGTCTCCACCTGCAACCGGGTGGAGGTCTACGCCGCCGTGTCCGGCTTCCACGGCGGCCTCGGCGACATCTGCGCGGTGCTGGCCGACCAGGCCGGCTGCCAGCCCGCCGCGCTCGCCAACCACCTCTACGTGCACTTCGACGCCGCCGCCGTGGACCACGTCTTCCGGGTCGCCGCCGGGCTCGACTCGATGGTGGTCGGCGAGGCGCAGATCCTCGGCCAGCTCCGGGACGCCTACCATTCCGCGACCGGGGCCGACACCGCCGGGCGGCTGCTGCACGAGCTGATGCAGCAGGCGCTGCGGGTCGGCAAGCGGGCGCACGCGGAGACCGGGATCGACCGGGCCGGCCAGAGCGTGGTGACCGCCGCGCTGGAGCTGGCCGCCGGGCACCTCGACGGCGACCTCGCCGGCCGTCCCGCGCTGGTGGTCGGCGCGGGCGCGATGGGGTCGCTGAGCGTCGCCACGCTGTCCCGGCTGGGCGCGGGGCCGCTCACGGTCACCAACCGGGGCGCCGACCGGGCCGTCCGGCTGGCCGAGGCGTACGGGGCCAGCGCGACGCCGATGGCGGAGCTGACCACCGTGCTCTCCACAGTGGACATCGTAGTGGCCGCCACCGCGGCCACCGAAGCGGTCCTCACCCGTGACGTGGTGACCCGGGCGCTCGCCGGGCGCGACCCCGGCCGGGGGCCGCTGGTCCTGCTCGACCTGGCCGTGCCGCGCGACGTGGAGGCCGGCGTCGCCGAGCTGCCCGGCGTCGAGGTCATCGACATCGACCGGATGGCGACGCTGCTCGCCGACGGGCCCGCCGCCGCCGACGCCGCCGCCGTCGAGCGGATCGTGGCCGGCGAGGTCGACGCCTTCCTCACCTGGCTGCGCGGCGCCGACGTGGCGCCCACGGTGGCCGCCCTGCGTGGCCGCGCCGACGACGTGGTCGGCGCCGAGCTGCGCCGGCTCGCCCAGCGCCGCCCGGACCTCACCGACGACCAGCGCGCCGAGGTGGCCCGGACGGTGCACCGGGTGGTGCAGCGGCTGCTGCACCAGCCGACCGTGCGGGTGCGCCAGTTGGCGGCCGAACCCGGCGGCGACCAGTACGCGGCCCTGCTGCGCGAGCTGTTCGACCTCAAGGTGCCGCAGACGTCCCCGGTCGACAGCGTCCCCGACATCGTGGCCGGCGACGCCGCGCCGCCGTTCGGCCTCGCCGACCTTCCGCCGCCGTTCGGCCTCGCCGACGTCCCGCCGCCCGTCGGTCACGCCGACAATCTGCCGTCGACGGGTTCCGCCGACGTCCCGCCCCTCGGAGGTGAGCGATGA
- a CDS encoding redox-sensing transcriptional repressor Rex — translation MSQHRHPGAPGRAGAVPALPDLPEATVARLPEYLRALHNLAETGHETVSSEGLASAAGVNSAKLRKDLSHLGSYGTRGVGYDVALLVDQIEYVLGLTQRRAVALVGVGNLGHALAGYDGFASRGFRIAALFDADPARVGEEISGLVVRHIDELPRVAVEEAIAIGVIATPAPAAQAVADQLVAVGVTSILNFAPCVLSVPEGVDVRKVDLAIELQILSFHEHRKASLTALPATGGSALTALPGGLAVTDPQEAIGT, via the coding sequence ATGAGTCAGCACCGTCACCCTGGCGCGCCCGGCCGAGCCGGTGCCGTACCGGCGCTCCCGGATCTGCCGGAGGCGACCGTCGCGCGGCTCCCGGAATACCTCCGTGCCCTGCACAACCTCGCCGAAACCGGCCACGAGACCGTGTCCAGCGAGGGGCTGGCCAGCGCCGCCGGCGTGAACTCCGCGAAGCTCCGCAAGGACCTCTCGCACCTCGGCTCGTACGGGACCCGTGGCGTCGGCTACGACGTGGCGCTGCTGGTCGACCAGATCGAGTACGTGCTCGGGCTCACCCAGCGGCGGGCCGTCGCCCTGGTCGGCGTGGGTAATCTCGGTCACGCCCTCGCCGGCTACGACGGCTTCGCCAGCCGCGGCTTCCGGATCGCCGCCCTCTTCGACGCCGACCCCGCCCGGGTCGGCGAGGAGATCAGCGGGCTGGTCGTCCGGCACATCGACGAGCTGCCCCGGGTCGCCGTCGAGGAAGCCATCGCCATCGGCGTGATCGCCACCCCGGCCCCGGCCGCCCAGGCGGTGGCGGACCAGCTCGTGGCCGTCGGTGTGACGAGCATCCTGAACTTCGCCCCGTGCGTACTCTCGGTTCCGGAGGGGGTCGACGTGCGCAAGGTCGACCTCGCGATCGAGCTGCAGATCCTGTCCTTCCACGAGCACCGCAAGGCATCGCTGACCGCGCTGCCCGCCACCGGTGGGTCCGCCCTGACCGCCCTGCCCGGGGGGCTCGCCGTCACCGACCCGCAGGAGGCGATCGGCACGTGA
- a CDS encoding sensor histidine kinase: MTAVPVAADQPVPAPTISRQLLLDSGYVLLGLPLALASFVVLLVGLAAGLGLVVTVIGLPILSGTLYAARGLADIERLRLPTVLHQARIRPQYRLPEPGASAWRRIFVPMGDAQSWLDLAHGILKLIVAIVTFVVTLVWWAGAVAGTLYWAYDWTLPHGDPEDVGLPQLLGLGDSTVVRIGLHTAIGLFFLITLPIVARGCALLQAGFGRALLTGVAEMRNRITVLEEQKRAAVSAEASALRRLERDIHDGPQQRLVRLAMDLSRARQQLATDPGAAGRTLDEAVTQTRETLAELRALSRGIAPPILVDRGLPSALAALAGRGLIPIELRVDPELANPAGRLDPAVESTAYFVVSEALTNVAKHSRATECQVTVARHDGRLEVDVDDDGQGGAHLAKGHGLVGIADRIRSAGGRLSVVSPAGGPTKIRAELPL; this comes from the coding sequence ATGACCGCCGTACCCGTCGCCGCCGATCAGCCCGTGCCGGCGCCGACCATCTCCCGACAGCTCCTGCTGGACTCCGGCTACGTGCTGCTGGGCCTCCCGCTGGCCCTGGCCAGCTTCGTCGTCCTGCTGGTCGGCCTGGCCGCCGGGCTGGGGCTGGTCGTGACGGTGATCGGCCTGCCGATCCTCAGCGGCACCCTCTACGCCGCCCGGGGCCTCGCCGACATCGAGCGCCTCCGCCTGCCCACCGTGCTCCACCAGGCCCGGATCCGCCCCCAGTACCGGCTCCCGGAGCCCGGCGCGAGCGCCTGGCGGCGGATCTTCGTGCCGATGGGGGACGCGCAGTCCTGGCTCGACCTGGCGCACGGCATCCTCAAGCTGATCGTGGCCATCGTCACCTTCGTGGTCACGCTGGTCTGGTGGGCCGGCGCCGTCGCCGGCACCCTCTACTGGGCGTACGACTGGACGCTGCCGCACGGCGACCCGGAGGACGTCGGCCTCCCCCAGCTCCTCGGCCTCGGCGACTCGACCGTCGTCCGGATCGGGCTGCACACCGCGATCGGGCTGTTCTTCCTGATCACCCTGCCGATCGTGGCCCGGGGCTGCGCGCTGCTGCAGGCCGGCTTCGGTCGGGCCCTGCTCACCGGCGTGGCCGAGATGCGCAACCGGATCACCGTGCTGGAAGAGCAGAAGCGGGCCGCCGTCTCCGCCGAGGCGAGCGCGCTGCGCCGACTGGAGCGGGACATCCACGACGGCCCGCAGCAGCGCCTCGTCCGGCTCGCGATGGACCTCAGCCGGGCCCGCCAGCAACTCGCCACCGACCCGGGGGCCGCCGGGCGCACCCTGGACGAGGCGGTCACCCAGACCCGGGAGACGCTCGCCGAGCTGCGCGCCCTGTCCCGGGGCATCGCGCCGCCGATCCTGGTCGACCGGGGACTGCCCAGCGCCCTGGCGGCACTGGCCGGGCGCGGCCTGATCCCGATCGAGCTGCGGGTGGACCCGGAACTGGCCAACCCGGCCGGCCGGCTCGACCCGGCGGTCGAGAGCACCGCCTACTTCGTGGTGTCCGAGGCGCTGACCAACGTCGCCAAGCACAGCCGGGCGACCGAGTGCCAGGTCACCGTGGCCCGGCACGACGGGCGGCTGGAGGTCGACGTCGACGACGACGGGCAGGGCGGCGCCCACCTGGCCAAGGGGCACGGGCTGGTCGGCATCGCCGACCGGATCCGCTCCGCCGGGGGCCGGCTCTCCGTGGTCAGTCCGGCCGGCGGGCCCACCAAGATCCGCGCGGAACTCCCGCTGTGA
- a CDS encoding LuxR C-terminal-related transcriptional regulator gives MRIVIADDAVLLREGLVRLLTERGHEVVAAVADGDALVVAVVAHRPDVSIVDVRMPPSHTDEGLRAAVEARRLVPRTPILVLSQYVEVSYADDLLATTGGGGGGIGYLLKDRVAAIDEFLDALDRVAAGGTVLDPEVVGQLFARRRRDDPLRELTPREREVLALMAEGRSNTAIAKTLVVTDGAVEKHVRNIFTKLQLPPDTEQHRRVLAVLAYLRN, from the coding sequence ATGCGGATCGTGATCGCGGACGACGCGGTGCTGCTCCGGGAGGGGCTGGTACGGCTGCTCACCGAGCGCGGGCACGAGGTGGTGGCCGCCGTGGCCGACGGCGACGCGCTGGTGGTGGCGGTGGTGGCGCACCGGCCGGACGTGTCGATCGTCGACGTCCGGATGCCGCCGTCGCACACCGACGAGGGGCTGCGCGCGGCGGTGGAGGCCCGCCGCCTGGTGCCCCGCACCCCGATCCTGGTCCTCTCCCAGTACGTCGAGGTGTCGTACGCCGACGACCTGCTCGCCACCACCGGCGGCGGCGGAGGCGGGATTGGCTACCTGCTCAAGGACCGGGTGGCCGCGATCGACGAGTTCCTCGACGCGCTGGACCGGGTGGCCGCCGGCGGGACGGTGCTCGACCCCGAGGTGGTCGGCCAGCTCTTCGCCCGGCGTCGGCGCGACGACCCGCTGCGCGAGCTCACCCCGCGCGAACGTGAGGTGCTCGCGCTGATGGCCGAGGGCCGCTCCAACACGGCGATCGCGAAGACCCTGGTGGTCACCGACGGCGCCGTCGAGAAGCACGTCCGGAACATCTTCACCAAGCTCCAGCTCCCG